A part of Vulpes lagopus strain Blue_001 chromosome 4, ASM1834538v1, whole genome shotgun sequence genomic DNA contains:
- the TAS2R3 gene encoding taste receptor type 2 member 3 has protein sequence MSGLGKSVFLVLSVTQFILGMLGNGFIVLVNGSSWFKNKTVSLSDVIITNLALSRIVLLWILLVDGVLMVFFSKVHEEGTVMEIIDIFWTFTNHLSIWLATCLSVLYCLKIASFSHPTFLWLKWRVSRVVVQMILGALLLSCASAMSLVREFKINSILSGIAGTGNVTEHFRKKRNDYKVAHVLGTLWNLPPLIVSLASYFLLIFSLGRHTQQMKHSGTSSRDLSTEAHQRAIKIIVSFLFLFLLYFLAFLITSSSYFIPGTEMVKRVGEVVTMFYPASHSFIIILGNSKLKQMFTEMLCCEPGYLKPGFKRPFAP, from the coding sequence ATGTCAGGGCTGGGGAAATCCGTGTTCCTGGTTCTGTCTGTCACTCAGTTCATTCTGGGGATGCTGGGGAATGGTTTCATAGTGTTGGTCAATGGCAGCAGCTGGTTCAAGAACAAGACAGTCTCTTTGTCTGACGTTATCATCACTAACCTGGCCCTCTCCAGGATTGTTCTGCTGTGGATTCTCTTGGTTGATGGTGTTTTAATGGTCTTCTTTTCCAAAGTACATGAGGAAGGGACGGTAATGgaaattattgatattttctgGACATTTACGAACCACCTGAGCATTTGGCTTGCCACCTGTCTCAGTGTCCTCTACTGCCTGAAAATTGCCAGTTTCTCCCATCCGACATTCCTCTGGCTCAAGTGGAGAGTTTCCAGAGTGGTCGTACAGATGATTTTGGGTGCACTGCTCTTATCGTGTGCCAGTGCCATGTCTCTGGTCCGTGAATTTAAGATCAATTCTATTCTCAGTGGAATTGCTGGTACAGGGAATGTGACCGAGCActttagaaagaagagaaatgactATAAAGTGGCCCATGTTCTTGGGACTCTGTGGAACCTCCCTCCCCTAATTGTTTCTCTGGCCTCCTACTTTCTGCTCATCTTCTCCCTGGGGAGGCACACACAGCAGATGAAGCACAGTGGCACCAGCTCCAGAGATCTGAGCACGGAGGCCCACCAGAGAGCCATCAAAATCATcgtctctttcctctttctcttcctgctttactttcttgcctttttaattACATCATCCAGTTATTTCATACCAGGAACTGAGATGGTTAAGAGAGTTGGAGAAGTAGTTACAATGTTTTACCCTGCCAGCCACTCATTCATTATCATTCTGGGAAACAGTAAGCTGAAGCAGATGTTTACGGAGATGCTGTGCTGTGAGCCTGGTTATCTGAAGCCTGGATTCAAGAGACCTTTTGCCCCATAA